The following coding sequences lie in one Gadus morhua chromosome 20, gadMor3.0, whole genome shotgun sequence genomic window:
- the edar gene encoding tumor necrosis factor receptor superfamily member EDAR: MSHRRSQVKALYMSLLLVCCMSRGGAEYSICGEFEFFNQTSNSCQACPQCQPGQEPHMSCGYGVKDDDFACVACPHGKYSKGKYEICRRHKDCDALYRATVLSAGTTDSDAECGPCLPGYYILENRPRNLYGKVCHSCQNAPRNTKECMKTTVVPSGKVQKDPGSTTIFPHPHKDATGQGHLATALIIAMSTIFIMAIAIVLIIMFYILKAKPNGHACCAGQVVKAVEAQVNKLEDKKDVSDNVVIYSEKDEFDKLKTPIQKTVKSENDASSENEQLLSRSMDSDEEAALERQGGAEPNGTNPNPNLCLLNLGNKPDLCLLSLGLLARDRTPNGTIATPNPGNNISANHIGSSGQINNANHMSNANHISNANAINNNNKTTGILQSRRKKILDLYARACSVAEGLSPTELPFDCLEKASRMLSSSYSSEAAVVKTWRHLAESFGLKRDEIGGMSDGLQLFERVSTAGYSIPDLLTRLVQIERLDAVESLCSDVLGVSEMAAAAVAAAAAVGLAAGSPTGVGCQGIGSFHSQLACSSPPPSLCPSPRCASV; encoded by the exons GTGTGCTGTATGTCCCGCGGTGGAGCCGAGTACTCGATCTGTGGGGAGTTTGAGTTCTTCAACCAGACCAGCAACAGCTGTCAAGCATGTCCTCAGTGTCAGCCAGGGCAGGAGCCTCACATG TCCTGTGGCTACGGGGTGAAGGACGACGACTTTGCCTGTGTGGCATGTCCGCACGGGAAGTACTCCAAGGGGAAGTATGAGATCTGCCGACGCCACAAGGACTGTGATGCACTCTACCGGGCCACTGTGCTGAGTGCTGGGACCACCGACAGTGATGCAGAGTGTGGGCCGTGCCTGCCCGG GTACTATATCTTGGAGAACCGGCCCAGAAACCTCTATGGCAAGGTGTGCCACTCCTGCCAGAATGCGCCACGCAACACCAAAGAAT GCATGAAAACTACAGTGGTGCCTTCTGGGAAAGTACAGAAGGATCCTGGAAGCACCACCATCTTCCCCCATCCACATAAAG ATGCTACAGGACAGGGTCACCTGGCAACAGCTCTCATCATCGCCATGTCAACCATCTTCATCATGGCCATAGCCATTGTGCTCATTATCATGTTCTACATTCTGAAGGCCAAGCCCAATGGCCACG CATGCTGTGCTGGACAAGTGGTTAAGGCGGTAGAAGCTCAGGTCAACAAACTGGAGGACAAGAAAGATGTTTCTG ATAATGTGGTTATCTACTCAGAAAAGGATGAGTTTGACAAACTCAAGACACCAATACAGAAAACAGTGAAAAG TGAGAACGACGCGTCGTCGGAGAACGAGCAGCTGTTGAGCCGGAGCATGGACAGCGACGAGGAGGCGGCCCTGGAGAGGCAGGGCGGAGCGGAGCCCAACGGcaccaaccccaaccccaacctgtGTCTCCTCAACCTGGGGAACAAACCCGACCTCTGCCTGCTCTCCCTGGGACTCCTGGCTCGGGATCGCACCCCAAACGGCACCATCGCCACCCCCAACCCGGGCAATAACATATCAGCCAACCACATCGGCAGCTCCGGCCAGATCAACAACGCCAACCACATGAGCAACGCAAACCACATAAGCAACGCCAACGCcatcaacaataacaacaaaactacaggg ATTCTACAGAGTCGCAGGAAAAAGATCCTGGATCTGTACGCCAGAGCCTGCAGTGTAGCAGAGG GGCTGAGCCCAACGGAGCTGCCCTTTGACTGCCTGGAGAAGGCCAGCCGCATGCTGAGTTCCTCGTACAGCAGCGAGGCGGCTGTGGTCAAGACCTGGAGGCACCTGGCCGAGAGCTTCGGCCTGAAGCGCGACGAGATCGGGGGCATGAGCGACGGCCTGCAGCTGTTTGAGCGCGTGAGCACGGCCGGCTACAGCATCCCCGACCTGCTGACGCGGCTGGTGCAGATCGAGAGGCTGGACGCCGTGGAGTCTCTGTGCTCCGACGTGCTGGGCGTCAGCgagatggcggcggcggcggtggcggcggcggcggcggtgggccTAGCGGCGGGGAGTCCGACCGGCGTGGGCTGCCAAGGGATCGGCAGCTTCCACAGTCAGCTGGCCTGCTCCTCCCCACCCCCGTCCCTCTGCCCGTCCCCGCGCTGCGCCAGCGTGTGA